A region from the Nematostella vectensis chromosome 13, jaNemVect1.1, whole genome shotgun sequence genome encodes:
- the LOC5519515 gene encoding cuticle collagen bli-1 isoform X2, whose amino-acid sequence MGQLGGYRCLLTLFLGVIFLECTCSQRVLPDWPKIGDRITQPFLDQLMVSQLLEQNLTLGFFLKGLNGPPGPPGAPGPPGEPGQVGMAGPPGPPGHVGEDGAPGAPGAPGPPGSPGAPGLPGEKGDPGLQGAPGAAGLPGAPGLPGPQGPMGPPGPEPIMPNFTVICEGEKGWLQCKQYELIKVTKAFWGRDDHVTCPKVPAGLNLERVCETNPGNTMQKVKGQCQNEQACEVVASNIFFDDNSCGNAYKYLKIWYECIPDEANAVDVLKEGGKRRRRKRKRAAKEKRSASSE is encoded by the exons TGTTCTCAAAGAGTGCTTCCCGACTGGCCGAAGATCGGCGACAGAATCACACAACCATTTTTGGACCAGCTGATGGTCAGTCAGTTGCTTGAACAAAACCTCACCCTCGGCTTCTTCCTGAAGGGTCTCAATGGCCCTCCTGGTCCTCCTGGTGCGCCTGGTCCCCCGGGAGAACCTGGACAAGTTGGTATGGCCGGTCCCCCTGGACCTCCTGGCCATGTAGGAGAGGATGGTGCTCCCGGAGCTCCTGGTGCTCCAGGTCCCCCAGGTTCTCCTGGTGCTCCTGGTCTTCCTGGAGAGAAGGGAGACCCTGGTCTTCAGGGAGCTCCTGGTGCTGCCGGTCTTCCTGGAGCACCTGGTCTGCCTGGTCCTCAGGGTCCTATGGGTCCCCCTGGTCCAGAGCCTATCATGCCG AACTTTACCGTTATCTGCGAGGGAGAGAAGGGCTGGCTGCAGTGTAAGCAGTACGAGCTCATCAAGGTTACAAAAGCCTTCTGGGGGCGTGACGATCACGTGACCTGTCCCAAGGTGCCCGCCGGCCTAAATCTTGAAAGAGTCTGCGAAACTAACCCCGGCAACACGATGCAGAAGGTCAAAGGACAGTGCCAGAACGAACAAGCCTGCGAGGTGGTGGCCTCTAATATTTTCTTCGACGACAATAGCTGCGGCAATGCGTATAAGTATCTCAAGATTTGGTATGAGTGTATCCCTGATGAAGCGAACGCGGTGGATGTGCTGAAAGAGGGAGGCAAGCGAAGACGACGAAAGAGAAAGAGAGCAGCCAAGGAGAAGCGATCCGCCTCTTCAGAATAG
- the LOC5519515 gene encoding cuticle collagen bli-1 isoform X1, with protein sequence MGMGQLGGYRCLLTLFLGVIFLECTCSQRVLPDWPKIGDRITQPFLDQLMVSQLLEQNLTLGFFLKGLNGPPGPPGAPGPPGEPGQVGMAGPPGPPGHVGEDGAPGAPGAPGPPGSPGAPGLPGEKGDPGLQGAPGAAGLPGAPGLPGPQGPMGPPGPEPIMPNFTVICEGEKGWLQCKQYELIKVTKAFWGRDDHVTCPKVPAGLNLERVCETNPGNTMQKVKGQCQNEQACEVVASNIFFDDNSCGNAYKYLKIWYECIPDEANAVDVLKEGGKRRRRKRKRAAKEKRSASSE encoded by the exons TGTTCTCAAAGAGTGCTTCCCGACTGGCCGAAGATCGGCGACAGAATCACACAACCATTTTTGGACCAGCTGATGGTCAGTCAGTTGCTTGAACAAAACCTCACCCTCGGCTTCTTCCTGAAGGGTCTCAATGGCCCTCCTGGTCCTCCTGGTGCGCCTGGTCCCCCGGGAGAACCTGGACAAGTTGGTATGGCCGGTCCCCCTGGACCTCCTGGCCATGTAGGAGAGGATGGTGCTCCCGGAGCTCCTGGTGCTCCAGGTCCCCCAGGTTCTCCTGGTGCTCCTGGTCTTCCTGGAGAGAAGGGAGACCCTGGTCTTCAGGGAGCTCCTGGTGCTGCCGGTCTTCCTGGAGCACCTGGTCTGCCTGGTCCTCAGGGTCCTATGGGTCCCCCTGGTCCAGAGCCTATCATGCCG AACTTTACCGTTATCTGCGAGGGAGAGAAGGGCTGGCTGCAGTGTAAGCAGTACGAGCTCATCAAGGTTACAAAAGCCTTCTGGGGGCGTGACGATCACGTGACCTGTCCCAAGGTGCCCGCCGGCCTAAATCTTGAAAGAGTCTGCGAAACTAACCCCGGCAACACGATGCAGAAGGTCAAAGGACAGTGCCAGAACGAACAAGCCTGCGAGGTGGTGGCCTCTAATATTTTCTTCGACGACAATAGCTGCGGCAATGCGTATAAGTATCTCAAGATTTGGTATGAGTGTATCCCTGATGAAGCGAACGCGGTGGATGTGCTGAAAGAGGGAGGCAAGCGAAGACGACGAAAGAGAAAGAGAGCAGCCAAGGAGAAGCGATCCGCCTCTTCAGAATAG
- the LOC5519517 gene encoding tyramine receptor 1, with product MIPVGNNTNITMPAGAKNSVGSTIASACFIVIVMLLTIMGNLLVCYSVFYYRRLRSPTNYLVVSLAVSDLLVGTLSLPFRLAQLLNEENWPSHLGREGCQFWIWVDMLCSGASMVNLAGISFDRLLAIKQPLRYREKMTSKRALILILVVWIYAASCAFLSFVEWEGESTIAAYPQCGIRARVYITLMALAAFFCPLLIVIICYGMVLQVAIRHALQVQKEKEQIALNVSPEPNSNNHEESGETSLASPPVIRLKTSRSSSHRKDINFANGHAKHRNPASSTFHIMKQIKATKTLAVVVGVFILCWFPFFVIFVTFQYCDTECFGEERIPPAVKRVLLIIFVYVLPVSNSAANPIIYSCFNQEFRVAFLKIFYKMVGKRYRQKYDYYSTPTAYS from the coding sequence ATGATTCCAGTTGGGAATAACACGAATATTACCATGCCGGCGGGAGCTAAAAACTCTGTCGGTTCCACCATCGCCTCCGCTTGTTTCATCGTCATTGTGATGCTATTGACCATCATGGGGAATCTGCTGGTGTGTTATAGTGTGTTTTACTATCGCCGATTGAGAAGTCCAACAAATTACCTTGTCGTGTCATTAGCAGTGAGCGACCTTCTGGTAGGGACCCTCTCTTTACCATTCCGACTAGCGCAACTTCTTAACGAAGAGAACTGGCCAAGCCATTTGGGTCGCGAAGGATGTCAGTTTTGGATCTGGGTTGATATGCTTTGCAGTGGTGCCTCTATGGTAAACCTGGCGGGAATCTCGTTTGATCGACTGCTGGCGATCAAGCAGCCGTTACGTTACCGCGAGAAGATGACCAGCAAACGCGCGCTAATACTTATTCTTGTAGTGTGGATTTACGCTGCTTCATGCGCGTTTTTATCCTTTGTTGAATGGGAAGGGGAGAGCACCATTGCAGCTTACCCTCAGTGTGGTATACGTGCAAGGGTTTACATCACGTTGATGGCGCTTGCAGCGTTTTTTTGTCCGCTTTTGATCGTAATTATATGCTACGGGATGGTCCTCCAAGTCGCGATACGCCACGCTCTTCAGGTCCAGAAAGAAAAGGAGCAAATTGCCTTAAACGTCTCCCCGGAGCCGAACAGTAATAATCACGAGGAGAGCGGTGAAACATCGCTTGCTAGCCCACCGGTTATACGTCTTAAAACATCTCGCTCAAGCAGCCACAGAAAAGATATCAACTTTGCCAATGGACATGCCAAGCATCGAAATCCTGCATCGTCTACGTTTCACATCATGAAGCAAATAAAAGCGACCAAGACGTTAGCTGTGGTCGTCGGAGTGTTTATTCTCTGCTGGTTccctttttttgttatttttgtgacTTTCCAGTACTGTGATACAGAGTGTTTTGGAGAGGAGAGAATACCACCAGCTGTGAAGAGAGTTTTGCTGATCATCTTCGTGTATGTTCTGCCAGTCAGTAACTCCGCCGCGAATCCAATCATTTACTCTTGTTTTAACCAGGAATTCAGAGTAGCATTCCTTAAgattttctacaaaatggtaggAAAAAGATATCGCCAAAAATACGACTATTATTCAACCCCAACTGCGTATAGCTAG